Genomic window (Nitrososphaera sp.):
GGGGAAGGGGAGAATCGGGAATAAGTCGGGCGAACGCCGAACTTTTGTCGAAAATCCACGATATCTTGAGAAAAGAGCCTGGACGGATGTACTCAAAGGAAGAGATTCTAAATCTGCTAGCAGGACTAAACCGGGATTCGGACATCGAATCTATACTCGGCGAGCTTGAAGTAGCCAGCTCTACCAATGAAGCGCAAGCAGCTGTTTATTCAAAATGCCGGGGCGGGACAGTATATTACAAGTGGAACAAAGTCTGAGGCTACGCTATTCCCTTGAAAAAACAGCAATACTTCGAAGTGACATGTATACGGCAAGGTATTTCATACCTTTTTCCGTGGTCCGGTAAGCGATGTGCCGGTGCGACTCGTCGGAAAGCTCAGTCAGCAGCTTTTTCGACGATAAAAGCTGGATATACTGGCGCAGCTGACCAGTCGTCAGGTTTGCCTTTGTGAGCAGGCGCGTTTTTGTAATCCCGCCGTTGGCAGATTCTAGAATCGTTGCGATAATGTCCGATCTGCTGCGGTTCTTCACGGGCTCTAATCGTCGCCTGAGGTATAAATGACGTTCGAAGTGTCGGAATAGACGAGATGGTGGATCAATATTGATCATACTCGACTGCGCTACAATTACAAGAAGTTATTTACCGTTGCAAGCGTAAATGGTTTTAGCCGTTGGACAAGGCCTATGACCATTACGCGAAACTTGCCAAGGTACTCTCGGAAAACCGAGGTAAGTTTGTAACTTCAGAATTGATTTCCTCAAAAACGGGGATAGCCCGAGAGCAGCTTGCGAAGGAAATCAGCTTCCTTAGACGATATGGATACAAGATAGGCTACAGGTCCGACAATGGTTACAAACTACAAGCGGCTACTGATGAGCCTGTGCCGTGGGAGCTCGACAAGCTGCTGCGCACTCACCAGTTTGGCCGGAGCCTGCTAATTTACAAACAGGCGACGGGTTCAACCCAATCAGTCGCCAAACATCTTGCCGAGAGCAAGAACGCCCCCCACGGAACCGTGGTAATTGCAAAGCGGCAGACTTTGTCAGTGGGCAGGATGGGAAGAACTTGGTTTTCGCCAGAAGGCGGTCTTTGGCTTTCAATTGTCGTTAGACCAAAATTCAACGTTCCGGATAGCACGTTTTTGTCGCTTATGGCACCGGTTTCGATTTGCGCGGCACTTCGACAGGCCACTCTTCTGGATGTGACGCTCAAGTGGCCCAACGATCTGCTGATAGGGGGAAGAAAAGTCGCGGGAATTCTTATTGATATCAATCTGATGGGCGACGAAATCTCTTACGCCATCATAGGAATTGGGATAAACCTCAACTTTGCCTCGTCGGAGTTGATAAAAAGAATTGACCTTTCAGACTCAACCCAACCTACAACAATCCTAGACGAATCACACAAGGATACCAGTTTGCTGACCCTTGCAGCATCAGTCTTGAACCAAATGGAGAATGACTATCTGGAGCTTGAGCGCGACCTTGCATCCGAAACCAAGCCCGCCGTCTTGGAAAAATGGAAGAGTTTTGACCATACTCTCGGCAGGCGCGTCGAAGTTTCATACGGCAACAAAAAGACAAAGGGACTGGCTTTCGAAATTTCAGAGCATGGGTCCTTGATAGTAAAGCTGGGTGACGGATCCCTTCGAGAATTCAATTCAGGCACCTTGCGATTCGTGTGATCTTATTGGATTTCAAGTCAACCCTGCCGCGGGAGGGGCGGCTTGGCAACAAAATGACAGCTATATCATTGACGTTTGTCCCAGTCAGACCGGCTAACACCGTCGAACTAGTCTGTGACAACGCATCGTAGCTCCTGTGCGATTCGAGCATTCCCTGAAGGTCTACAGAATTTTTTTCCGCCGCTTGGAGGGTTTTGGCAGAAACAACGGCCCCCGCAGCGGGAGAATTACCGTCCTTTCCATCGGTGCCTACAAAGGCGCTGATTCCTGTAAAAGAGGGCCCGGCGCGGATGCAAAAAGCCAAGGCCGCCTCCTGGTTTCTGCCCCCTTTAGCCGCCCCAAAGTTGGAATGCAGCGTCACCGTGGTTTCGCCGCCTCCTACCATAGCGGCAGCCCGTCTCTGACCTGAAGCGATTGTCTGAGCTTTAAAGGCAAGCGATCTGCCAAGCTCGGCGGCTTCTCCGGTAATCCGAAACCTGTGAACCTTCTTGATTCCCGACACCTTCAAGAAGTTAATCGCTGATTCCACAGCAATTTCGTTCGAGCCGATTATGATGTTCGTGACCCTGGAAAATGCTTTGTCACCGGGCTTGGGCGTCTCGGGTATTTTTTTGTCGAGTCCAAGCTGGATGTGCCTGTTAACCGCATGCAGCCTGATGTTGTATTTTCTCAAGATTTTGCTGGCATCCAGAAAAGTGGACGGGTCCGGTTCGGTGGGTCCTGAAGCAATGTCTTGAAGCCGGTTTCCGACCACGTCTGAAATAATCAATGAGATAATTGGAACATTCTGTCTGATGTAAGAAACGAGCTGTCCCCCTTTGATTGCGGATAGATGCTTTCGTACAACGTTCATTTCCCTTATGGTCGCTCCGCTTGACAGGAGAAGTTTTGTCACTTGCTGCTTGACGGCAAGCGAAATGCCGGTTGCCGGGAGAGGCATCAATGCCGAAGCGCCACCGGATATCAAGACGATAATAAGGTCGCCCGCATCGGCCTTACGCAGAGTATCTGTTATTCTTCGGGTCCCCTGGATCCCGGCCCTGTTTGGTACTGGATGGCTAGCGTAAGTAACTTGAATCGGCCCGATGTACTTGCCCGTTGACCCCTTGGGTACCGTTATAGAGGCCTCTTCAATCCTCGTACCTAGCACATCGTACGCGCCCCGGTACATTTCGGCGGCAGCCTTGCCAGCGCCAACTATGTAGACGCGGCGGGGAAGCGGAAAAATGCGCACACAACCTCGGAGGTCGGTTATTGCTATTGATTTAGCTGTCACCCTGAGCGCAGATTTGACAAGTATTGCAGGTCTGACAGCCATGATTGCCTGCGAGACGCACCGGAGCACGATATCGGCGTCTTCTCCGTGGAAATCGTTCAATTCCGCGAGGTTCTTTATGAGTGCCCCTAGTTGGAGAGACCTACCTCCAGAGCCCACAGGCGCCATGCCCGGGGGTAAAGTCGAATGCTTGAAAAGGTTTCTGTGACAATTGGGTGAAGTGCCGAATTTTATGTTCCTGCAGCCCCGTCTGCTCTGTCACGTACACGAGGACCTAAATACTCCATGCAAACGGCAGTTGTCGAGTAATAAGCTACTTGCAGGTCGGATTAATGCCCTGAGGATTACCCGATCATTTGTGGTAAATTAGAGCCGTCATCCGCGGAGTTTTAAATTATCCGGAAACGGCAGCCCGCACTCCTTGCAGATCTTTCATTTTCAGGGAATATCAAACCGATTTTGGGAGCAAGAAGCTTAATGTTGGCAATTGGAACTAACAAACCCGATCGCTTCATGGTGAGGGATCTAAGGCTTCGTGGGAAATCCGGAACAAACGGGCTGATGTTTGTACCATATTATGGCCGCGCTCCGCGCGTATTCATTGCGAATTACAAGTCCTGGCGAGAATACCATAATGAGGGCAGGATAGCGGAAGTCGCCAGCTCGCTACTTAGCCACGAGACCCTCCACCTAACTTTGAACAAGTTCTCGCTGACGGCGTCTGAAAGGCTCGATAATTTGTTCGGTAGGTCAAATAACTGGGAGGCTTATTTCCACGGGCTGGGGGATCTGGATGAACGTTATCCCCGGTCACCGTTTCGGTCAAAGGGCAAGAATGCACGTCGTTCGTCCGCCCGCCGCCGGTGACGCAGCTGTAAGATCCATGTACAAATCTATCCGTCCTTTGTGTCCAGATATTTGCCATAGTAAACCGGGCTTTTTCAGTAAAGAGATAAATTATCTGGAAATTCTCCCGAGGTTCCGGTGACTAATGTTCGCCTTGTATACTCCTGAGAGTGCGAACAAGGCACTGCCTGATGTCAGGCGCATATTTAACAGAATAGTTGACGAGAACAAGCGGGTTATCCTGCTCCATAATGAGCTCCAGTCCATAATCGAATCGGGTAGCAAATTTGATCTGTTTCTTAAAAAGAAGGCAGAAATTAACAGCTCTATGAAGGCCCTCTACTCTGCCATCGAGGAGTTAGAAGGAAAAGGGGTGCTGATAAAGAGCATAGAGCAGGGTCTTGTCGACTTTCCATCTGTAAGGTTTGGTGAGGAAGTATGGCTATGCTGGAAATCAGGGGAAGAGTCAGTAAAATTCTGGCACGGCAAGGATGAGGGCTTTATGGGACGCAAGCCGCTTGGGAACAGCGGTTACTCTGACGACTTGGAAAAACTGCGGTAGCATAACATGCGTAGTACTTCAAACTGAACTTTGGTCGGGCCGAGCGGATATTCTATCGCTTCATATACCCGCCGCTACTATAGCTCGCATAATTTGGCTCCGCCCGTTGATGCCGCGGAATTTGACGCTCACAAGGAACCTACAGAAATCATTGTCCAGTTCCTTTGCAAGAACAGTGACAAGGGCTACTCTGCACAGGAAATTGCAGACGTCCTCGGTCTCGCCGAATCCGATGTTAGCAACTGCATGGTAAAGCTGGGTTTCAGCGACCTCGTCTCCAAAGTGACCGGGAGAAAGTTAGGCGCAAGAATTCAGGATGCGACGATCAACGGAACGATCTACTATAGATGCGTGACGACGAGCAAGAAATAACTCCTCGCCTTTTTGTACCGCAGATGCCCGACACGCCCCATCACAAATATGGGTTTCTGTTTTTGCTCCAAGACGCAATGATGGACCTTCCGCCAACTGGCGGATTAGACCGCAAAAGAAATACAAAGCATGAACAATATCGCGTAAGGAATTGCTGTCAAGCTGGCTCAGGGCAATACGGGTGCGGTTCCTTCTCGCCTCCATCATTGCCGTGGGCAACGGAATAGCGATCAGCTACTGGAAGACCGGTCACGTTGACCCTCTAAATGCAGCTCTTACGTTCGGTGGAGTAATGTGCCTTCACGCCAGCGTAGACCTGTTAAACGACTACTGGGACTATCGGCGGGGTATCGATCAGTTAACGACAAGAACCAAGTTTAGCGGAGGAACAGGGGTCCTGCCAGAAAAAATCCTGAGTCCCCGTTCAGTTTACTTGGCCGGCGTAGCCTTTCTGGTGCTTGGAGTCTTGGTAGGTGCATACTTTGTAATAATTAGAGGGCCTCTCGTAGCGATAATTCTGGCCTTTGCGGTTGTCTCTATCTACTTTTATTCCTCTAGCATCGTCAATGCTGGACTTGGTGAACTGTTTGTAGGGATAAAGGGCGCTCTAATCGTTATTGGAAGTTATTTTGTCCAGACTGGACACGTTGAGCCTGTATCAGTATTTGTTGGCGCGATTATCGGGCTGTTATCTTCCACGGTCCTGTTCATGAACTCTATACCCGATGCCAGTGCAGACAAAGCGAAGGGCCGACGCACATTGGTAATACTCGTGGGAACACAGAGGGCCACCTTATCGCTCCCCCTGTTCTTCATTCTGGTATATGTCCTCATAACGGCCGGCGTCCTGCTGGGGATTATGAAACCCTCTTCCGTAGTGGCGCTCGCATCATCCCCGATTGCCATTCTGGCCATCAAGAGACTGCGGCAGGCACGCATTGGAGACGCGGCGACTCTTGAGCCTGCAATGGCCTCGACTATCGCCTTTTCTCGTCTTACAGGGGTCCTACTGGCTGCCTCCTTTTTGATTTAACACGCTCGGACGCGACAGGCAATTCTTGAAAAGTTTATAGTCAGACGGCCGATATTTGCAACCACCAATCAAGCTTGCTTGATCGGAATAGTAACTGAGCTCTGGAAAATGAAATGACCAACTTTGTTTTGTTGAAAGGCGCGGCGTCTCCAACCGCCACCGTCCGGTTCGCGCGTGATGCGACGCAGAAAGGGATAGAGCCATCGCATTTCAGGCTGTTCGAAGGACTAACCCTGTCTTCCACCGGCGTCGGGACTTACCTTGGGGGAATGAGCAGTAGCGTCGACGAGCAGATGGAAAATGCCATCTTTGATTCTGTAAAGAGTGGCGCCTTCAATGTCATCGACACGGCAATAAATTATCGGGCAATGAAGTCAGAGAAGAGTATTGGCCGTGCGCTCGTTCGTCTAGCGGAGGCGGGAATAAGCCGAGACCAATTATTCATCTCAACAAAAAATGGCTACATCACAAATGACGCAGATTACGCATCAATCGGCCTGGACGAATATATCCGCAAGATGTACGTCGATAGCGAAGTCATTCACGAGGAAGACATAAGCCCGAGCTATCATGTAATGAAGCCGGAGTATATCGCAAGGTGCATCGACAAATCCTTGGCCAACCTTCACCTCGAATCGCTAGACCTTGTTTACATTCATAATTCGTTTGAGAGTTGGTCTGGCCATGTAGACAAGGAGACTTACTTTGACATGTTGACCGAGGTGTTTGAGTTACACGAGAAATATCGAGACGCGGGCAGGATAAGGTACTACGGCATGGCAACCTGGACATGCTTCAGGGTGCCTCGGTCATCGCAACAGTTCATTTCGATGGAAGAAGTAGTCCATGCTGCTCGCTCTGCTGGGGGCGAAAATCATGGTTTCAGATGCATCCAGCTGCCTTACAATCTCCTCTATAACGAAGCAGCGACTCTGCAGAACCAACCAGTGACCGGTGAAAACGAACTGCTCACGCCGCTGGATGCCGCAAAAAAACTTGGAATCGGATTGTTTGCCAGCGTACCTCTGATGCAGGGCAAGCTGCTTGAAGTCCCGCTCCCTGCCGACCCCCGGATGTTTCCTGCTTCTCCTGCCAGCGCGAAACTCGTACAGTTTGTACGCTCCAGCCCGGGTATAGTGTCCGCGCTCATTGGTCAAAAGAGCCCACAGCACGTTCAGGACAATTCTCAGATTGCGCGGCTCGCCCCGCTAGACGCGGGCGAATTTGCCAGGGCGCTCAAAATCGTTGGGGACAGCCGGGGATAGCCTTGACTATAATTGAGCGATGCTTGAGGTTACGGCAGCGGCGTCCCTGGCGTTGGGCAAATACTCCAGATACAACAACAGGTCTTTCTTCGCACCTTGGGCCTCACCCAACTCGATTTCACAGATGGCTCTGTTCTTGTATATCGGCGCGTATCGAGCAGGATTTATCGCGATTGCCTTTGAGTAGCTCTCCTCAGCCTTTCGATACTGTTTGTTCTTTAGGAAATAGTTGCCAAGCGCTCTGTAAGCCAGATAGTATCTAGGATTCATCTGGACTGCAGATTCGAAACAACTCACGGCTTCACTTGATCCATTTTGACTGTGAATAGAGCCTAGCAGGTACCAAATCAGCGGGTGGTCTTCGGTGCGCCCCTTTTCCAGCTTGGCCTTGGCCTCTTCTATGCTACCCCTCTGTAACATACTATCACATTCAAAGTAGAGGCTGCAGGAACCCGCGTATGGCAAATCGTCGCGCTCTACGATATTTCGGAGCTCATCCGGGATAATGATTATTGCTATATGGTTTTCCTGGGCCCACATATCCTCAAACTTTGACTCGGGAATTGCTCCATAGGTGTCGGGCTCCGGCACATACGTTAGTATCCTGCGGTCTGCGCTACTAAAACCCGAAATAACGTTGGCATGCTGGGCAGTATCCTGTATCCCTGGAAGGATAGCGATGGGAGGGATGCGCTGGTCTATCCGCTTTTTAAGGTTGGTCATGGAGCTCTCATAGATGTACCACCTCAGTCCGAGCGACTTGAGGTATTTCAGTCCAGAAAAAATATCATTCCTCTGCTCAGCCGCGGCCGCTTCGCCTATCTGCAAATCATAGCCCCAGTAGCTCGCCAACACCGTCAACACCAATGGCATCGGATCGCTTTCACTGGAGCTCACGATTGGTAACGAAAGAGTTTCACTTTGATGCGGCAATCCATGGGAAGAAATTCAACATCAAAATAAAATGCTTGTCATGCTGAGCCGCATTTCAGGCGATGAAAAGTCACTTACTTTTTCAAAAAATGGTTCGAATGCGGTCTGTGCCGCGAAGATCAGTCTCCAAGTGGGCACGGCCACTTTAGCCTGGCGCGTCAAGGGCTAGAAAATTCCGCATAAGTGCTTCGCCAACTACACCACTTTTTTCGGGATGAAACTGTGTGCCCCACATTGCCATGCGCTCGTCACAGAATATTTCGTATGGTGTCTGGTTTGAATTGGCAACTTGCATGAACCCCTGAGGCAGACGGGCCACACGAAATGCGTGGCTCTGGTATACACTGATGCTTTTTTCCATTCCGCGGGTTATAGGCGTGTCTGACGCGATGTTTATCTGCTCCAGCCCTCGAGACGGAGCGGGCATTCTAGTTACTGTCCCGCCCAAAGAGAGAGCAATAATTTCAGCACCGTAGCAGATTCCAAGGAGGCATTTCCGTCCCTCCTTGCACTGGCGGATGAAGCGGGAGTTGTGGGCATTAGTTTGAGCCGAACCAGACCTTCTCCCGGACAGGATAACTCGTTCGGCATACTCTATATGATTTGCTTGTACAAGATCGTACCGCATGCAATCTGCTTTTGCGCCAAGCTGATTCAGGAGCGACAATATATTCGGCGTAAAGGGAGAAAGATTGTCGACCACAAGGACGCCGCTACTCACCTGGCCAGAATCACCGTTACGTAATGGATTTCAGAAACGCCCTGGATCTCGGTTATCACTCCAAAATTTACGACCGTATCGCTGGTTTTCCACTCGTACACCCGTTTGGAGCCGAACTCTGATATGAAACTTGAGACCGTTGAGTTCAAATGTTCGAGTTCCT
Coding sequences:
- a CDS encoding biotin--[acetyl-CoA-carboxylase] ligase — encoded protein: MDKAYDHYAKLAKVLSENRGKFVTSELISSKTGIAREQLAKEISFLRRYGYKIGYRSDNGYKLQAATDEPVPWELDKLLRTHQFGRSLLIYKQATGSTQSVAKHLAESKNAPHGTVVIAKRQTLSVGRMGRTWFSPEGGLWLSIVVRPKFNVPDSTFLSLMAPVSICAALRQATLLDVTLKWPNDLLIGGRKVAGILIDINLMGDEISYAIIGIGINLNFASSELIKRIDLSDSTQPTTILDESHKDTSLLTLAASVLNQMENDYLELERDLASETKPAVLEKWKSFDHTLGRRVEVSYGNKKTKGLAFEISEHGSLIVKLGDGSLREFNSGTLRFV
- a CDS encoding winged helix-turn-helix domain-containing protein yields the protein MKNRSRSDIIATILESANGGITKTRLLTKANLTTGQLRQYIQLLSSKKLLTELSDESHRHIAYRTTEKGMKYLAVYMSLRSIAVFSRE
- a CDS encoding gamma-glutamyl-gamma-aminobutyrate hydrolase family protein (Members of this family of hydrolases with an active site Cys residue belong to MEROPS family C26.), whose product is MSSGVLVVDNLSPFTPNILSLLNQLGAKADCMRYDLVQANHIEYAERVILSGRRSGSAQTNAHNSRFIRQCKEGRKCLLGICYGAEIIALSLGGTVTRMPAPSRGLEQINIASDTPITRGMEKSISVYQSHAFRVARLPQGFMQVANSNQTPYEIFCDERMAMWGTQFHPEKSGVVGEALMRNFLALDAPG
- a CDS encoding prenyltransferase is translated as MLSSWLRAIRVRFLLASIIAVGNGIAISYWKTGHVDPLNAALTFGGVMCLHASVDLLNDYWDYRRGIDQLTTRTKFSGGTGVLPEKILSPRSVYLAGVAFLVLGVLVGAYFVIIRGPLVAIILAFAVVSIYFYSSSIVNAGLGELFVGIKGALIVIGSYFVQTGHVEPVSVFVGAIIGLLSSTVLFMNSIPDASADKAKGRRTLVILVGTQRATLSLPLFFILVYVLITAGVLLGIMKPSSVVALASSPIAILAIKRLRQARIGDAATLEPAMASTIAFSRLTGVLLAASFLI
- a CDS encoding DUF2203 domain-containing protein, producing MFALYTPESANKALPDVRRIFNRIVDENKRVILLHNELQSIIESGSKFDLFLKKKAEINSSMKALYSAIEELEGKGVLIKSIEQGLVDFPSVRFGEEVWLCWKSGEESVKFWHGKDEGFMGRKPLGNSGYSDDLEKLR
- a CDS encoding aldo/keto reductase; this translates as MTNFVLLKGAASPTATVRFARDATQKGIEPSHFRLFEGLTLSSTGVGTYLGGMSSSVDEQMENAIFDSVKSGAFNVIDTAINYRAMKSEKSIGRALVRLAEAGISRDQLFISTKNGYITNDADYASIGLDEYIRKMYVDSEVIHEEDISPSYHVMKPEYIARCIDKSLANLHLESLDLVYIHNSFESWSGHVDKETYFDMLTEVFELHEKYRDAGRIRYYGMATWTCFRVPRSSQQFISMEEVVHAARSAGGENHGFRCIQLPYNLLYNEAATLQNQPVTGENELLTPLDAAKKLGIGLFASVPLMQGKLLEVPLPADPRMFPASPASAKLVQFVRSSPGIVSALIGQKSPQHVQDNSQIARLAPLDAGEFARALKIVGDSRG
- a CDS encoding DUF4147 domain-containing protein, translating into MAPVGSGGRSLQLGALIKNLAELNDFHGEDADIVLRCVSQAIMAVRPAILVKSALRVTAKSIAITDLRGCVRIFPLPRRVYIVGAGKAAAEMYRGAYDVLGTRIEEASITVPKGSTGKYIGPIQVTYASHPVPNRAGIQGTRRITDTLRKADAGDLIIVLISGGASALMPLPATGISLAVKQQVTKLLLSSGATIREMNVVRKHLSAIKGGQLVSYIRQNVPIISLIISDVVGNRLQDIASGPTEPDPSTFLDASKILRKYNIRLHAVNRHIQLGLDKKIPETPKPGDKAFSRVTNIIIGSNEIAVESAINFLKVSGIKKVHRFRITGEAAELGRSLAFKAQTIASGQRRAAAMVGGGETTVTLHSNFGAAKGGRNQEAALAFCIRAGPSFTGISAFVGTDGKDGNSPAAGAVVSAKTLQAAEKNSVDLQGMLESHRSYDALSQTSSTVLAGLTGTNVNDIAVILLPSRPSRGRVDLKSNKITRIARCLN
- a CDS encoding tetratricopeptide repeat protein; protein product: MSSSESDPMPLVLTVLASYWGYDLQIGEAAAAEQRNDIFSGLKYLKSLGLRWYIYESSMTNLKKRIDQRIPPIAILPGIQDTAQHANVISGFSSADRRILTYVPEPDTYGAIPESKFEDMWAQENHIAIIIIPDELRNIVERDDLPYAGSCSLYFECDSMLQRGSIEEAKAKLEKGRTEDHPLIWYLLGSIHSQNGSSEAVSCFESAVQMNPRYYLAYRALGNYFLKNKQYRKAEESYSKAIAINPARYAPIYKNRAICEIELGEAQGAKKDLLLYLEYLPNARDAAAVTSSIAQL